Proteins encoded by one window of Oenanthe melanoleuca isolate GR-GAL-2019-014 chromosome 20, OMel1.0, whole genome shotgun sequence:
- the EMILIN3 gene encoding EMILIN-3, whose translation MRRARALLRRGALLACLSLGTLLALADAKGAFYPPAAPLPYGGRYSLYTAGSSPQLGPGKPVGKHKSYCAYVVQRNVTCTLQDGAESYVKAEYHKCSWGPKCPGKVLYRTFFRPKYKIGFKTVTELSWRCCPGFMGEGCHDSPTDQPGLLPQHPSPKMPPGQKMFPMPRLPPFPKSHPDLFPGPKKNQYGRKLPGLFGDRLDRLEEEVRRLSQSYESLHSMVSGLGERLRLAIQEDTSKMLGSLMNSPGTPDSSVGFGIIPDGLVDAADKADVATFPPVGEILTRVTEVSDVLKSKADLLHEVRGMVLDHDGHIKHLLESARPSPLTSIELLEEYVDSRLSSLRGELLDGFEKKLGKIQSACDFRIQEVRQQCEEEKAANLRLQQTLDGKELEIKKEISQLETQIQGLTVVESCCSNLDYLTDRMNILEKGLHSISESQKNLHSRLDGEISTATLGNLFEGRFEDLEARLNATEMETGSCCSGIEDSMKGTVVAEVDGMRTAFEDKMQTLEDRFMTIVRELNNASSPMGMDGSVVPVLEGELASMRKQTDETLEVLQNRLITLENTCSLGCTSASKDVETFRTEIKDCQSKNQDLQLRMDSNYDLLRKLNATILEIQRRIEEEASGALQGEITLLKINLNTVSKSLTGLKDSVSQYSDTVMHVNSSLDEHERKIEDEVHSIQEKVNDQGSQLFFSNRHVLNLKGDLERLKARIVSDLSSCRSVAQGLQQEVSRFDERVARVESACGRLGTVTSSLDSIRGELEKHTGSLWDYMDHMNGTLAAHSQEITGLKDNLLDCQAKVSELAEQVGHLEEKAERRQH comes from the exons atgcggcGGGCGCGGGCGCTGCTCCGCCGCGGAGCGCTGCTCGCCTGCCTTTCCTTGGGGACGCTGCTGGCCCTCGCCGATGCCAAGGGTGCCTTCTacccccccgccgcccccctGCCCTACGGCGGCAGGTACAGCCTCTACACGGCCGGCTCCAGCCCGCAGCTCGGTCCCGGCAAGCCCGTGGGCAAGCACAA GAGCTACTGTGCCTACGTGGTGCAGCGCAATGTGACGTGCACGCTGCAGGACGGGGCCGAGAGCTACGTCAAGGCTGAGTACCACAAGTGCAGCTGGGGACCCAAGTGCCCAGGGAAAGTGTT GTACCGCACCTTCTTCAGGCCCAAATACAAGATTGGGTTCAAGACAGTGACTGAGCTGTCCTGGAGGTGCTGCCCAGGCTTCATGGGAGAAGGGTGCCATGACAGCCCGACAGACCAGCCTGGCCTTCTgccccagcatcccagccccaaaatgcCTCCCGGGCAAAAGATGTTTCCAATGCCCAGACTTCCTCCCTTTCCTAAAAGCCACCCTGACCTGTTTCCAGGACCAAAGAAGAATCAATATG gcaggaaGCTGCCTGGCCTCTTTGGGGACCGCCTGGATcggctggaggaggaggtgaggcGGCTGTCCCAGTCCTATGAGAGCCTGCACAGCATGGTGAGCGGGCTGGGGGAGCGCCTGCGCTTGGCCATCCAGGAGGACACCAGCAAGATGCTCGGCTCCCTGATGAACAGCCCAGGCACGCCAGACTCCTCTGTGGGCTTCGGCATCATTCCCGACGGGCTGGTGGACGCGGCGGACAAAGCCGACGTGGCCACATTCCCTCCCGTGGGGGAGATCCTGACCAGAGTGACGGAGGTCAGCGACGTTTTGAAAAGCAAGGCGGATCTGCTGCACGAGGTGCGGGGCATGGTGCTGGACCATGACGGGCACATCAAGCACCTGCTGGAGTCTGCCCGGCCCTCACCTCTCACCTCCATCGAGCTGCTGGAGGAGTACGTGGacagcaggctgagcagcctgCGCGGAGAGCTGCTCGACGGCTTCGAGAAGAAGCTGGGCAAGATCCAGAGCGCGTGTGATTTCCGCATCCAAGAGGTGCGGCAGCAGTGCGAGGAGGAGAAAGCTGCCAACCTGCGGCTGCAGCAGACGCTggatgggaaggagctggagatcAAGAAAGAGATTTCTCAGCTGGAGACACAGATCCAAGGGCTGACAGTGgtggaaagctgctgcagcaaccTGGACTACCTTACTGATCGCATGAACATCCTTGAGAAAGGCCTGCACAGCATCTCCGAGTCCCAGAAGAACCTGCACTCACGCCTGGATGGAGAAATCTCCACTGCCACCCTGGGGAACCTCTTTGAAGGGCGCTTTGAGGACCTGGAAGCCAGGCTGAATGCTACAGAGATGGAAacggggagctgctgctctggtaTAGAGGACAGCATGAAAGGCACGGTGGTGGCAGAGGTGGATGGCATGAGGACTGCCTTTGAAGACAAAATGCAGACCCTGGAGGACAGGTTCATGACCATCGTGAGAGAGCTGAACAATGCCAGTTCTCCCATGGGCATGGACGGCTCAGTGGTGCCTGTGCTGGAAGGGGAGCTTGCCAGCATGAGGAAACAGACAGACGAGACACTGGAGGTGTTGCAGAACCGCCTCATCACACTGGAGAACacctgctccctgggctgcacctCTGCCTCCAAAGATGTGGAGACGTTCCGGACAGAGATCAAGGATTGCCAGAGCAAGAACCAGGACCTGCAGCTCCGCATGGACAGCAATTACGACCTTTTGCGCAAGCTGAACGCCACTATCCTGGAGATCCAGCGGCGAATTGAGGAGGAAGCATCAGGGGCTTTGCAAGGGGAGATCACCTTGCTAAAGATCAACCTGAATACGGTGAGCAAGTCCCTGACAGGGCTCAAGGACTCTGTCTCCCAGTACTCAGACACCGTTATGCACGTCAACTCCTCACTAGATGAGCACGAGAGGAAGATTGAGGACGAAGTCCACTCTATCCAGGAGAAAGTCAACGACCAAGGCTCCCAGCTCTTCTTCAGCAATCGCCATGTCCTGAACCTGAAGGGAGACCTGGAGCGACTCAAAGCCAGGATTGTCAGTgacctgagctcctgcaggagcgTGGCCCAgggcctgcagcaggaggtgtCTCGCTTTGATGAGCGGGTGGCGCGGGTGGAGAGCGCCTGCGGCAGGCTGGGCACCGTCACCAGCAGCCTGGACAGCATCAGGGGAGAACTGGAGAAACACACGGGCAGTCTGTGGGACTACATGGACCACATGAACGGGACACTGGCTGCCCACTCTCAGGAAATCACAGGACTGAAGGACAACTTGCTTGACTGCCAAGCCAAGGTCTCTGAACTGGCGGAACAGGTCGGGCACTtggaggagaaggcagagaggAGGCAGCATTAG